A genomic window from Lotus japonicus ecotype B-129 chromosome 1, LjGifu_v1.2 includes:
- the LOC130728625 gene encoding putative methylesterase 11, chloroplastic, with translation MGNLCALLNPKPAPPTSKKRSSSIRREKKKLDDAAIRDQAIAAAILFKQHQQQQKQNFDRSTSLRYPNGVSKRNNSNSNTLPRSSSSRARSLTDPLLQPHQLVNQGVKVDDLETNHFVLVHGGGFGAWCWYKTIALLEEGGYKVAAIDLTGSGVHSYDTNNITSMSQYVKPLTDFLEKLPESEKVILVGHDFGGACISYAMELFPLKISKAVFIAAAMLTSGHSTLDIISQQAASDDLMQQAQKFLYANGNDLPPTSFDLDKSLLRDLLFNQSPTKDVALASVSMRPVPFAPVIEKLNLSDLKYGTVRRFYIETPEDNAIPLSLQENMINASPPEKVFCLKGADHSPFFSKPQALHKLLVEISKIL, from the exons ATGGGCAATCTCTGCGCTCTCCTCAACCCCAAACCCGCGCCACCCACTTCCAAGAAGCGTTCATCGTCGATTCGCcgggagaagaagaagctcgACGACGCCGCGATTCGTGATCAGGCCATCGCCGCCGCTATCCTCTTCAAGCAGCACCAGCAGCAGCAGAAGCAGAACTTCGATCGCTCCACTTCGCTTCGATACCCCAATGGGGTTTCGAAGAGGAACAACAGCAACAGTAACACCTTGCCGCGTAGTTCCAGTTCCAGGGCTAGGTCCCTCACTGACCCTCTTCTTCAACCTCATCAGCTTGTTAATCAG GGTGTAAAGGTTGATGATCTTGAGACCAATCATTTTGTACTTGTTCATGGAGGTGGCTTTGGGGCCTGGTGTTGGTACAAAACTATAGCACTTCTTGAAGAAGGCGGTTATAAAGTAGCTGCCATAGATTTAACTGGTTCTGGAGTTCATTCGTATGATACAAATAACATTACAAGTATGTCACAATATGTGAAGCCACTAACCGACTTCCTTGAAAAACTTCCTGAAAGTGAAAAG GTGATCTTGGTTGGACATGATTTTGGTGGGGCATGTATATCATATGCAATGGAGTTGTTTCCTCTCAAGATATCGAAGGCTGTCTTTATTGCTGCAGCAATGCTGACTAGCGGACATAGTACTCTTGATATTATTTCTCAACAG GCAGCCTCAGATGATCTTATGCAACAGGCTCAGAAATTTTTGTATGCTAATGGGAACGATCTCCCTCCCACTTCTTTTGATCTGGACAAGTCGTTGTTAAGGGATTTGTTATTCAACCAAAGTCCCACCAAA GATGTTGCATTAGCATCTGTCTCGATGAGGCCAGTACCATTTGCACCAGTTATCGAGAAACTTAACCTTTCAGACCTGAAATATGGAACTGTGCGGCGGTTTTACATAGAAACTCCTGAAGACAATGCCATCCCCCTCTCCCTCCAAGAGAACATGATAAATGCAAGCCCCCCAGAAAAGGTTTTCTGTCTCAAAGGCGCTGATCACTCTCCATTTTTCTCAAAACCTCAAGCTCTGCACAAGTTACTAGTAGAAATCTCAAAGATTCTTTGA
- the LOC130728626 gene encoding uncharacterized protein LOC130728626 isoform X1, giving the protein MLKDGRGDLCASWDAVDRLTTVRHNEIKASFERSINLVEHRFKSPMYTNIMGFVSRKAMQLMEDEQNRVMRDGCGCVFQVTHGLPCACALHSYDRIPYEAIHTFWKILGWDHVPIGSQASNQGDLKSDIDGLTAYFNTLDVAGQSMLRRKVKELYCPSSSSLCPPQVKIKPKRSSKAMESKPPSQQKPSLQRDPSYWEHVNNSLKPTPNKVSCPRNKKSKKSKQSSTSIYLDDLPSFFHQYIEKVIDVIADGNCGYRSVAALLRPDIGQDGWPLIREELLVELSENTAYYSNIFGYERVQSLQNRLILPIGTIATEDKWMSLPEMGYLIATRFQVVFISISLDGCYTYLPLRGGAPPEVHPVIAIGHVTNHFVQLKLKPGHPMPTIAPQWPFLAKEPTDQWIFPYAARLATFTAELHAWIDPTGGPQENVFIDLGED; this is encoded by the exons ATGCTGAAAGACGGCAGAGGTGACTTGTGCGCCTCGTGGGATGCAGTGGATAGGTTGACCACTGTACGACACAATGAAATCAAGGCATCATTTGAGCGCAGTATCAACCTTGTAGAACATCGTTTCAAGTCGCCCATGTATACAAATATCATGGGATTTGTGTCCAGAAAGGCCATGCAACTCATGGAAGATGAACAGAACAGAGTGATGCGTGATGGTTGTGGATGCGTGTTCCAAGTTACCCATGGGCTTCCTTGTGCGTGTGCACTTCATAGTTATGATAGAATTCCGTATGAGGCAATCCATACTTTCTGGAAGATACTTGGTTGGGACCATGTACCCATTGGGAGTCAAGCCTCAAACCAAGGAGACCTCAAGTCAGATATTGATGGCTTGACTGCTTATTTCAACACTTTGGATGTTGCGGGCCAAAGTATGCTAAGGAGGAAGGTAAAGGAGCTCTATTGTCCTTCTAGTAGTTCACTGTGTCCTCCTCAAGTGAAGATAAAGCCCAAGCGCTCGTCCAAGGCTATGGAGAGTAAACCACCTAGTCAACAAAAACCATCCTTACAGCGTGATCCTTCTTATTGGGAACATGTTAACAATAGCCTCAAGCCAACACCTAACAAAGTCTCTTGTCCTCGAAACAAGAAGTCTAAGAAGAGCAAGCAGTCCTCCACCAGCATATACTTGGATGATTTGCCATCTTTCTTCCATCAATATATAGAAAAAGTCATAGATGTTATTGCAGATGGTAATTGTGGTTATAGATCAGTTGCTGCATTGTTGAGACCCGACATAGGTCAAGACGGTTGGCCTTTGATTAGAGAAGAGTTGCTTGTAGAACTCTCAGAGAATACCGCTTACTATAGCAACATATTTGGTTACGAGAGGGTTCAGTCtctacaaaatcgtctcatcctTCCGATTGGTACAATTGCAACTGAAGACAAGTGGATGTCTCTACCGGAGATGGGGTACCTCATTGCTACGAGGTTTCAAGTTGTCTTCATCTCCATTTCACTAGACGGTTGTTACACTTATCTGCCATTGAGAGGAGGCGCCCCACCGGAAGTACATCCAGTTATAGCAATTGGTCACGTCACCAACCACTTTGTTCAG CTCAAGCTAAAGCCGGGACATCCTATGCCAACAATAGCTCCCCAATGGCCGTTTTTGGCCAAAGAACCCACCGACCAATGGATCTTCCCGTATGCAGCGCGTTTGGCTACATTTACGGCAGAATTGCATGCTTGGATTGATCCTACGGGTGGTCCTCAAGAGAATGTCTTTATAGACCTTGGAGAAGATTGA
- the LOC130728626 gene encoding uncharacterized protein LOC130728626 isoform X2 produces MEQDLPTFIRPCKLRGNSSASSRPLISGPAGVVQAAMIQRSSTTDGHLIPTQQFVRRVVEDGHDSDPDFHSNAWFSALQLGGSATPLGSITHHLEKVDLIVAVIKSCTPNGFGDVSVTLKDPTGTVGASVHHKVFTESEFAKDINVGSVMLIQKVAVFSPRKSNCYLNITLPNIVKVFSSDCGPPSETFTDITED; encoded by the exons ATGGAACAAGATTTGCCCACCTTCATCCGCCCTTGCAAACTCCGAGGCAACTCTTCTGCAAGTTCTCGTCCTCTCATTTCCGGCCCTGCTGGTGTTGTCCAAGCTGCCATGATTCAACGCAGCTCCACCACCGACGGACACCTCATTCCAACCCAACAATTTGTTAGGCGCGTCGTCGAAGACGGTCACGACAGTGATCCCGATTTTCACTCCAATGCTTGGTTTTCAGCCCTGCAATTAGGCGGATCTGCAACTCCTCTGGGTTCCATCACTCACCATCTAGAAAAGGTCGATCTCATCGTCGCAGTTATAAAATCATGCACGCCAAACGGATTCGGCGATGTGTCAGTTACCCTGAAG GATCCTACGGGCACCGTCGGTGCTAGTGTCCATCACAAGGTTTTCACTGAAAGCGAATTCGCGAAGGACATAAATGTTGGATCTGTTATGCTTATCCAGAAG GTAGCTGTGTTTTCTCCTAGAAAATCTAATTGTTACCTGAACATAACATTGCCCAACATAGTTAAG GTATTCTCCAGTGACTGTGGACCTCCATCAGAAACATTCACCGACATTACAGAAGATTGA
- the LOC130716247 gene encoding protein MAINTENANCE OF MERISTEMS-like, whose protein sequence is MAKRKSQGRRKSHVVGSSHDATEDVEDRHTAPDDVEDRHRRLHASFRRVRGRFGEDQDVGGTPNEERRDPCEMIPEPSRQTTPEPSPPSRQTTPEPSPPSRQMTPQSSAESEHEVDVEHEADVELQVDVEPEVGVELEGDAGARRDEVPVQTEAPFPGGPDDLSLLVRYPHHVAPCLWHHIIGTDPRYPDRGVLKFASAGMKLAKLTCEGERDDMSVVRQRVEGTGLYPLFSCTYPEIDTPLLSALVERWHEDTSSFHMPFGEMTITLDDVSSILHLPMGDRFHTPGQASREQAAETCVLLLGGVATDYIMEFKAVKTIGLRFGFLQTLYTRALTEHRHDHAARMWLLHLLGSTLFANKSGGHYTSVHWIGMLQHLDRVSEYAWGAIALATLYDALGHASRRKTKQMSGCSSLLVAWVFEHFPPTIIQRIEVPEYTEEQPRACRWMESRAGHAGLMERRVLFDEMTAEDVIWTPYKEHRSHRELDVRALYSGYIRTPIRAAVRPHLPERVMRQFGIPEL, encoded by the exons atgGCTAAGAGGAAGAGCCAAGGGCGCAGGAAATCACATGTTGTTGGGAGCTCCCATGATGCCACGGAGGATGTTGAGGATCGCCACACAGCCCCGGATGATGTTGAGGATCGCCACAGACGGCTGCATGCTTCTTTTCGTAGAGTCAGAGGCAGATTTGGTGAGGACCAGGATGTTGGTGGGACACCAAATGAGGAGCGTCGAGACCCTTGTGAGATGATTCCTGAGCCTTCTCGTCAGACGACTCCCGAGCCTTCTCCGCCTTCTCGTCAGACGACCCCCGAGCCTTCTCCGCCTTCTCGTCAGATGACTCCTCAGAGTTCGGCAGAGAGTGAGCATGAGGTTGATGTGGAGCATGAGGCTGATGTGGAGCTTCAGGTTGATGTGGAGCCTGAGGTTGGTGTGGAGCTTGAGGGTGATGCTGGAGCACGACGGGATGAGGTGCCAGTCCAGACAGAGGCACCGTTTCCAGGGGGGCCTGATGATCTGTCCCTTTTGGTCCGTTACCCACATCACGTTGCGCCGTGTCTGTGGCATCATATTATAGGCACCGACCCGCGTTACCCCGATAGAGGTGTGTTGAAGTTTGCCAGCGCTGGGATGAAGCTGGCAAAGCTGACATGTGAGGGCGAGAGAGACGATATGAGCGTTGTTCGTCAGCGTGTGGAGGGGACCGGACTCTATCCGCTCTTCAGTTGCACCTATCCGGAGATAGACACACCCCTTCTATCTGCCCTCGTCGAGAGATGGCATGAGGATACCAGCAGCTTTCACATGCCATTCGGGGAGATGACCATCACCCTGGATGACGTGTCATCTATACTTCACTTGCCGATGGGTGATAGGTTTCATACTCCCGGACAGGCCAGCAGAGAACAGGCAGCGGAGACCTGTGTTCTGCTCTTAGGAGGGGTAGCCACGGACTACATCATGGAGTTTAAGGCGGTGAAGACCATTGGCTTGCGGTTCGGGTTCTTGCAGACTCTTTACACTAGGGCTCTTACTG AGCATCGGCATGACCATGCAGCACGGATGTGGCTACTTCACCTCCTCGGCTCGACCTTGTTTGCGAACAAGAGTGGAGGACACTACACTTCTGTCCATTGGATCGGCATGCTGCAGCACCTTGATCGGGTGTCAGAGTATGCATGGGGCGCCATTGCACTAGCTACACTGTATGATGCACTTGGTCATGCCTCACGGAGGAAGACCAAGCAGATGAGCGGTTGTTCTTCCCTCCTGGTAGCTTGGGTGTTTGAGCACTTCCCACCCACCATTATTCAGCGGATTGAGGTCCCCGAGTACACGGAGGAGCAGCCCAGAGCGTGCAGGTGGATGGAGTCACGGGCTGGGCATGCAGGACTGATGGAGAGGCGAGTTCTCTTCGATGAGATGACGGCAGAGGACGTCATATGGACACCGTATAAGGAGCACAGGAGTCACAGAGAGCTGGACGTCCGAGCTTTATACTCAGGCTACATCCGGACTCCCATCCGGGCGGCCGTGCGACCTCATCTTCCTGAGCGTGTGATGCGGCAGTTTGG CATACCTGAATTATGA
- the LOC130716237 gene encoding uncharacterized protein LOC130716237, with protein MEDYVKKRKKREEKGFHGWGSGNVEPSNIIPWVPPRISVDATHLFTTDQIFDTRDELEQWAKNVGKANGYVLVIARSDYAISGGKVFVTIKCAKHGIYRPYKDPNTFKYKKTASQKTDCKFNLKGRPTKGDRMWWLKVMDGKHNHEPAKSLVGHPYVGRLTEEEKGLVGTMTSTWTPPRQILAALKENNPSNLTTITQVYSCNKRFKKEERGPLTEMQHLMKKLVEAKYVHFERQQADSSEIRDLF; from the exons ATGGAAGATTatgtgaagaagaggaagaagagggagGAAAAGGGGTTTCACGGCTGGG GTTCTGGGAATGTTGAGCCTAGCAATATCATTCCGTGGGTGCCCCCTCGTATAAGCGTGGACGCCACacatttatttacaactgaCCAG ATATTTGATACTCGTGATGAGCTTGAACAATGGGCTAAGAATGTTGGAAAGGCGAATGGTTATGTGCTGGTGATCGCAAGGTCTGACTATGCTATAAGTGGAGGAAAGGTATTTGTTACTATTAAGTGTGCGAAGCATGGTATTTACAGGCCATACAAGGACCCGAATACATTCAAGTACAAAAAGACCGCATCACAAAAGACTGATTGTAAGTTTAATCTCAAAGGACGACCTACGAAGGGTGATAGAATGTGGTGGCTGAAAGTGATGGATGGtaaacacaaccatgaaccagctaaatCACTAGTTGGCCACCCCTACGTTGGTCGACTAACAGAGGAAGAGAAGGGGCTTGTGGGCACCATGACTAGTACTTGGACTCCACCGAGACAAATACTAGCGgcattgaaggaaaacaatccaaGTAACTTGACTACAATCACTCAAGTTTACAGTTGCAACAAAAGGTTTAAAAAAGAGGAGAGGGGaccattgacagaaatgcaacatttgatgaagaagttgGTAGAAGCCAAGTATGTTCACTTTGAAAGGCAACAAGCTGATTCAAGTGAGATTAGGGATCTCTTTTAG
- the LOC130716276 gene encoding uncharacterized protein LOC130716276, whose product MDIGAVGMSYTWFRNCQGRLPVHKRLDRALASLAWRLAFLEGGAEVLPRLHSDHSAILLRCGKKMENRGGRPFRFEAAWTRHPLYKEVVHDAWLKGGPTIPESLHEVRVDSLDFNRRTFGNIFRRKRHVENCMASLQHRLETVDSIALLNRLDALRKEHIIRRKRNRIVGLNLPNGAWCDDADALQTGAIEYFKALFADSMNVDTSCLITPNLPTIPEQHVLNLVREVTKEEVFMALQHIGSFKAPGPDGFHAVFYKTYWDVVGDKVFQCIRNVFETQQFDPALGETLIVLIPKIDCPLSFKDFRPISLCNVIYKLITKILVNRIRPCLNEIISPNQSSFIPGRCTSDNAIALQEIVYYQQKARRKSGNLVFKLDLEKAYDRVNWSFLEETLVASGFPPTCVRLIMFCVTASQLSILWNGERLQSFSAKRGLRQGDPLSPYLFVLCMERFSSAISTTVMDGRWDPVCTVRNGPDLSHLFFADDVLLFIKDKESQVKLLKEMLDNFCKASGLKVNEAKSKILAYSGFQFTVDIGRYLGFPIFQKRVTKEDFNFIFDRINSRLADWKCKLLNKAGRLTLAQSVISAMSSYCMSQVWVPQRVCDKLDSVIKNFVWKNRDGRGINLVGWDKVALPKRFGGLGLQKARGHNIALLVLKLGFEFKIGDELSSFWFSSWCTTQPLGQLVQFVNYHDTEARIKDVWDGDRWRLDRLWTVLPDDLTARVNMFPARVNSHVPDGIRWTGHVSGEYSTSTGYNWIISQRMAVDGVLPGTHSSWSWIWRLKIPLKCMMLIWLALQDALPTNFWRFKRGMASSAACVRCNGGEETVLHCLRDCPAAWRVWILMGFDTSDTRFYNMDCQRWLRDLMYGSSSMAVATLWWIWRARNAFCMENLTLNDQFLGSHIAVMGDEISRWIANSESGSSSSPHLVRWQPRDPNCLVINVDGSVRGDPCKGGFGGCFRSGFGQWHGGFYEFFNDPTILHLELLAIFHELTLAWDRGVRAVECQSDSLDAVKLESSGPPLRHAFASLIWDIKDLLNRPWQVALYHTLREGNACADFLAKHGAEQDLPLVVIEHPLVGMNFLVLADALGVSSVRP is encoded by the exons ATGGATATCGGGGCTGTTGGTATGAGCTATACGTGGTTCAGAAATTGTCAAGGGCGGCTTCCTGTGCACAAGCGGTTGGATAGAGCGTTGGCCTCCTTGGCATGGCGTTTGGCGTTTCTGGAAGGGGGCGCTGAAGTCCTCCCTAGACTGCATTCGGATCACAGTGCGATCTTGTTGAGGTGCGGCAAGAAAATGGAGAATAGGGGTGGAAGACCCTTTCGTTTCGAAGCAGCGTGGACTAGACACCCTTTATACAAAGAGGTGGTTCATGATGCTTGGCTTAAAGGTGGCCCGACCATTCCAGAATCCCTTCATGAGGTGAGAGTGGATTCTTTGGATTTCAATAGGAGAACTTTTGGGAACATATTCCGCAGAAAGAGACATGTGGAGAATTGTATGGCCTCCCTCCAGCATAGGCTTGAAACGGTTGATTCTATTGCTCTCCTCAATCGGTTAGATGCTTTGAGGAAGGAGCATA TCATTCGCCGGAAGAGGAATAGAATCGTGGGGCTAAATTTACCAAATGGTGCTTGGTGTGATGATGCTGATGCGCTTCAGACAGGTGCTATTGAGTACTTTAAAGCTTTGTTTGCAGATTCTATGAATGTTGATACTTCTTGTTTGATCACCCCCAATCTGCCTACTATCCCGGAGCAACATGTGTTGAATCTTGTGCGGGAGGTAACTAAggaagaagttttcatggctctGCAGCATATAGGTTCCTTTAAGGCTCCTGGGCCGGATGGCTTTCATGCGGTTTTCTATAAAACCTATTGGGATGTGGTTGGTGATAAAGTCTTCCAATGCATCAGGAATGTGTTTGAGACACAACAGTTTGACCCTGCCCTTGGTGAAACTCTTATTGTGCTAATTCCAAAGATTGATTGCCCCCTCTCCTTTAAAGATTTTAGACCTATCAGTTTGTGTAACGTGATTTACAAACTGATAACTAAAATTCTGGTCAACAGAATTAGACCTTGCTTGAATGAGATCATTAGCCCCAATCAGAGCAGCTTCATCCCGGGTAGATGTACAAGTGATAATGCAATAGCTCTTCAGGAGATTGTGTATTATCAGCAGAAAGCCCGTAGGAAGAGTGGAAACCTAGTCTTTAAGTTGGATCTTGAGAAGGCTTATGACCGGGTGAATTGGTCCTTTTTAGAGGAAACGTTGGTAGCCTCCGGGTTCCCACCGACGTGTGTTAGACTTATTATGTTTTGTGTGACAGCCTCTCAACTCTCTATCTTGTGGAATGGTGAGAGGCTACAATCCTTTTCTGCGAAGAGAGGCTTGAGACAAGGTGATCCTCTTTCCCCGTACCTGTTTGTGCTTTGCATGGAAAGATTTAGTTCCGCCATCTCTACTACTGTGATGGATGGAAGATGGGATCCTGTTTGTACGGTGCGGAATGGTCCAGACTTATCCCACCTATTTTTCGCGGAtgatgtgcttctcttcatTAAAGACAAGGAGAGTCAGGTGAAACTTTTAAAGGAAATGTTGGATAATTTTTGTAAAGCTTCTGGTTTGAAGGTGAATGAGGCTAAGTCTAAAATTCTAGCGTACTCAG GTTTTCAATTTACTGTGGACATTGGTAGATACCTGGGATTTCCTATCTTCCAGAAACGGGTTACAAAGGAGgattttaatttcatctttGATCGAATTAATTCTCGCTTGGCGGATTGGAAGTGCAAGCTCCTCAACAAAGCTGGGAGGCTCACTCTAGCTCAATCAGTTATTTCCGCGATGTCATCCTACTGCATGAGTCAAGTTTGGGTGCCTCAACGTGTGTGTGACAAACTAGATTCGGTAATTAAAAACTTTGTGTGGAAGAACAGAGATGGTAGAGGTATTAACTTGGTCGGCTGGGATAAAGTTGCTCTTCCTAAACGTTTTGGAGGCCTGGGACTTCAAAAAGCTAGAGGTCACAACATCGCATTGCTGG TTTTGAAGCTAGGGTTTGAGTTCAAGATTGGTGACGAGTTATCCTCTTTCTGGTTTTCATCGTGGTGCACAACCCAACCTTTGGGCCAGCTAGTGCAGTTCGTTAATTACCATGACACGGAGGCTCGAATAAAAGATGTTTGGGATGGAGATAGGTGGAGGTTGGATCGATTGTGGACGGTGCTTCCAGATGACCTTACTGCCAGGGTTAATATGTTCCCTGCCCGTGTTAACTCCCATGTTCCTGATGGGATTAGATGGACAGGTCATGTTAGTGGCGAGTATTCGACGTCGACGGGGTACAATTGGATCATTAGCCAGCGGATGGCCGTCGATGGTGTTCTTCCTGGTACCCACTCGAGTTGGAGTTGGATTTGGAGGTTGAAGATCCCCTTAAAGTGCATGATGCTCATCTGGTTGGCTTTGCAGGATGCGCTTCCCACTAACTTTTGGAGGTTCAAGCGTGGTATGGCCTCCTCTGCTGCGTGTGTTCGCTGCAATGGTGGGGAGGAGACTGTGCTTCATTGCCTCCGGGATTGTCCCGCAGCTTGGAGGGTCTGGATTTTGATGGGTTTTGATACCTCTGATACAAGATTCTACAACATGGACTGCCAAAGGTGGCTGCGTGATTTGATGTATGGATCAAGCTCTATGGCAGTAGCTACTCTTTGGTGGATTTGGCGCGCCAGAAACGCGTTCTGCATGGAGAATCTCACCTTGAATGATCAGTTTTTGGGTTCTCATATTGCTGTCATGGGTGACGAGATTAGCCGTTGGATTGCTAACTCCGAGAGTGGTTCTTCATCCTCCCCGCATCTGGTTCGTTGGCAACCTCGTGACCCTAACTGCTTGGTGATCAACGTAGATGGGAGCGTGAGGGGTGATCCGTGCAAGGGTGGGTTTGGAGGTTGCTTCCGTAGTGGCTTTGGCCAATGGCACGGGGGTTTCTACGAGTTCTTCAATGACCCAACAATTTTGCATCTTGAGTTACTAGCCATATTTCATGAGTTAACTTTGGCTTGGGACCGTGGTGTGCGCGCAGTGGAATGCCAATCTGACTCCCTTGATGCTGTTAAGTTGGAATCCTCTGGTCCTCCTTTGAGGCACGCTTTTGCCTCTCTCATTTGGGATATTAAGGATCTTCTCAATCGCCCTTGGCAGGTGGCCTTATACCACACGCTTAGGGAAGGAAATGCTTGTGCAGACTTCTTGGCGAAGCATGGAGCGGAGCAGGATTTGCCTTTAGTAGTTATTGAGCACCCCTTGGTGGGCATGAATTTTCTAGTGTTGGCCGATGCCTTGGGAGTCTCCTCCGTGAGACCTtag